From Paucibacter aquatile, the proteins below share one genomic window:
- a CDS encoding type III pantothenate kinase, which translates to MSFLAIDIGNTRLKWALYASPQPGAVLLAHGAVFLENIDQLAESDWRGLPAPHSVLGCNVAGDAVRRRVEEQLELWDIEPRWVVSSAQAGGVTNGYDHPGRLGTDRFVALIGARAHVLARASAERPAQAALVVMIGTAVTVDALDATGRFLGGLIMPGHGIMLRALEGGTAGLRVPTGEVRDFPTNTSDALTSGGTYAITGAIERMHRHLRQREGAMPLTLMTGGAGWKVSPTLDIEHELVDSLIFDGMLALQSHRLAL; encoded by the coding sequence ATGAGTTTTCTCGCCATCGACATCGGCAACACGCGCCTGAAATGGGCGCTCTACGCCTCGCCCCAACCCGGGGCGGTGCTGCTGGCGCATGGAGCCGTGTTCCTGGAAAACATCGACCAGCTGGCCGAGAGCGATTGGCGCGGCCTGCCCGCCCCGCACAGCGTGCTGGGCTGCAATGTGGCCGGCGATGCGGTGCGGCGCCGGGTGGAGGAACAGCTGGAACTCTGGGACATCGAGCCGCGCTGGGTGGTCAGCAGCGCGCAGGCGGGTGGCGTCACGAACGGCTATGACCACCCGGGGCGCTTGGGCACGGACCGCTTTGTCGCGCTGATCGGCGCACGCGCCCATGTGCTGGCCCGCGCCTCGGCCGAGCGGCCGGCGCAGGCCGCGCTGGTGGTGATGATCGGCACGGCGGTCACGGTCGATGCACTCGACGCCACGGGCCGTTTTCTCGGCGGACTGATCATGCCGGGTCACGGCATCATGCTGCGTGCGCTGGAAGGCGGCACTGCCGGCCTGCGCGTGCCCACCGGTGAGGTGCGCGATTTCCCGACCAACACCTCGGATGCGCTGACCAGCGGCGGCACCTACGCCATCACCGGCGCCATCGAGCGCATGCACCGCCATCTGCGCCAGCGCGAGGGCGCCATGCCTCTGACCTTGATGACCGGCGGCGCCGGCTGGAAAGTCTCACCGACCCTGGACATCGAGCATGAGCTGGTCGATTCGCTGATCTTCGACGGCATGCTGGCGCTGCAGTCGCACCGCCTGGCGCTCTGA
- a CDS encoding Lrp/AsnC family transcriptional regulator, with translation MATLDKFDRQILDLMQQDCRQSAEQIAHSVGLSATAVQRRIKRLRETGVIRAEVALVDAQAVGLGVSVLVEVELAEASREAVIDGFKRRMVARPEVQQCWYVAGASDFVLLIAAADLASFERLSRELFFDDPNIKKFRSTFVLESAKRGLALPLAD, from the coding sequence ATGGCGACCCTCGATAAGTTTGACCGGCAGATTCTGGATCTGATGCAACAGGACTGCCGGCAGAGCGCGGAGCAGATCGCTCACAGCGTCGGCCTGTCGGCGACGGCCGTGCAGCGCCGCATCAAGCGCCTGCGCGAGACCGGCGTGATCCGCGCGGAGGTGGCGCTGGTCGACGCGCAGGCGGTGGGCCTGGGCGTCAGCGTGCTGGTCGAGGTGGAACTGGCCGAAGCCAGCCGTGAGGCGGTGATCGATGGCTTCAAGCGCCGCATGGTTGCGCGGCCCGAGGTGCAGCAGTGCTGGTATGTGGCCGGCGCCAGCGACTTCGTGCTCCTGATCGCCGCGGCCGACCTGGCGTCCTTCGAACGCTTGAGCCGTGAGCTGTTCTTTGACGACCCCAACATCAAGAAGTTTCGCAGCACCTTTGTGCTTGAAAGTGCCAAGCGGGGCCTGGCGCTGCCCTTGGCCGATTGA
- the hslU gene encoding ATP-dependent protease ATPase subunit HslU, whose protein sequence is MSSMTPQEIVSELDQHIVGQNAAKRAVAIAMRNRWRRQQVDDKLRGEITPKNILMIGPTGVGKTEIARRLARLAGAPFIKVEATKFTEVGYVGKDVDTIIRDLIDMAVKQEREVQLRRQRLRAEDAAEDRVLDILVPPPRLEGDAAASPAPDSTARQIMRKRLREGSMHDKEIELDLLEAKPTMEILGGQGMEEMAEQIKSMFSQMGAGKKKTRKLKIGEALKLLAEEEAAKLLNEDEIKTAALQAAQEMGIVFIDEIDKVCSRSEGSGTAEVSRQGVQRDLLPLVEGTTVNTKYGMVKTDHMLFIASGAFHLAKPSDLIPELQGRFPIRVELGSLSVDDFEAILSSTHASLIKQYQALLATEGVTLEITPEGIRRLAEIAFEVNERTENIGARRLSTVMERLLDEISFDAPKLSGQTVQLGAAEVDAKLGELSRNEDLSRFIL, encoded by the coding sequence ATGAGCTCCATGACCCCGCAAGAAATCGTCTCCGAACTCGACCAGCACATCGTCGGCCAGAACGCGGCCAAGCGGGCCGTGGCCATTGCCATGCGCAACCGCTGGCGCCGCCAGCAGGTGGATGACAAGCTGCGTGGCGAGATCACGCCCAAGAACATCCTGATGATCGGCCCCACCGGCGTCGGCAAGACCGAGATCGCGCGCCGCCTGGCCCGCCTGGCCGGCGCGCCCTTCATCAAGGTCGAGGCGACCAAGTTCACCGAGGTGGGCTACGTCGGCAAGGATGTGGACACCATCATCCGCGACCTGATCGACATGGCCGTCAAACAGGAGCGGGAGGTGCAACTGCGCCGCCAGCGCCTGCGCGCCGAGGACGCCGCCGAAGACCGCGTGCTGGACATCCTTGTGCCGCCTCCCCGGCTGGAAGGCGATGCCGCCGCCAGCCCGGCCCCAGACAGCACCGCCCGCCAGATCATGCGCAAGCGCCTGCGTGAAGGCAGCATGCATGACAAGGAGATCGAGCTCGATCTGCTGGAAGCCAAACCGACCATGGAGATCCTGGGTGGCCAGGGCATGGAGGAGATGGCCGAGCAGATCAAGAGCATGTTCTCGCAGATGGGCGCGGGCAAGAAGAAGACCCGCAAGCTCAAGATCGGCGAGGCCCTCAAGCTGCTGGCCGAGGAAGAAGCCGCCAAGCTGCTGAACGAAGACGAGATCAAGACCGCCGCTCTGCAGGCCGCGCAGGAGATGGGCATTGTCTTCATCGACGAGATCGACAAGGTCTGCTCGCGCAGCGAAGGCTCAGGAACCGCTGAAGTGTCGCGTCAGGGCGTGCAGCGCGATCTGCTGCCCCTGGTCGAGGGCACGACGGTCAACACCAAGTACGGCATGGTCAAGACCGACCACATGCTCTTCATCGCCTCGGGCGCCTTCCACCTGGCCAAGCCCAGCGATCTGATCCCTGAGCTGCAAGGCCGTTTCCCGATCCGGGTCGAGCTGGGCTCGCTCTCGGTCGATGATTTCGAGGCCATCCTCAGCAGCACCCACGCCAGCCTGATCAAGCAGTACCAGGCCTTGCTGGCCACAGAGGGCGTGACGCTGGAGATCACGCCCGAGGGCATCCGCCGCCTGGCCGAGATCGCGTTCGAGGTGAACGAACGCACCGAGAACATCGGCGCCCGCCGCCTATCCACGGTGATGGAGCGCCTGCTCGACGAAATCAGCTTCGATGCGCCCAAGCTCAGCGGCCAGACCGTGCAGCTGGGTGCGGCCGAGGTCGATGCCAAGCTGGGCGAGCTGTCGCGCAACGAAGACCTGTCACGCTTCATCCTGTGA
- a CDS encoding potassium channel family protein codes for MPHRLPTRSWGLSRPSALNAAAVRAEKFWRWPVLVALLCTIPAFYIELLESLPTPLAVAIYLAAAALVAISLWRVARQCSHPHQYLRSNLLDLMLVALLPVAALMPPSIESQVSLAIRLAIAMLTLLRMVWTVKSWVTRGGLGYLLLLSLLVLGLCGLGFWALEPRANTLGDGLWLAFTTAATVGFGDIVPTTAASKIFSVFVVLLGYAVLSLVTAAIAAMWVETSERRMEQDILRDLHSQLRSVHEELAQLKDELRQQRPERSDRNRP; via the coding sequence ATGCCACACCGCCTGCCCACCCGCAGCTGGGGCCTGAGCCGCCCCAGCGCCCTCAATGCCGCGGCCGTGCGCGCCGAGAAATTCTGGCGCTGGCCGGTGCTGGTGGCCTTGCTGTGCACGATTCCGGCCTTCTACATCGAGTTGCTGGAATCCCTGCCCACGCCCCTGGCCGTGGCCATCTATCTGGCGGCCGCGGCCCTGGTGGCGATCTCGCTGTGGCGGGTGGCGCGGCAATGCAGCCACCCGCACCAGTACCTGCGCAGCAATCTGCTGGACCTGATGCTGGTGGCCTTGCTGCCGGTGGCGGCGCTGATGCCGCCCAGCATCGAATCACAGGTTTCGCTGGCGATTCGCCTGGCGATTGCCATGCTGACCCTGCTGCGCATGGTCTGGACAGTCAAGAGCTGGGTCACGCGCGGCGGCCTCGGCTATCTGCTGCTGCTCTCCCTGCTGGTGCTGGGCCTGTGCGGCTTGGGCTTCTGGGCCCTGGAGCCGCGCGCCAACACGCTGGGCGATGGGCTCTGGCTGGCCTTCACCACGGCCGCCACCGTGGGCTTTGGCGACATCGTGCCGACCACGGCGGCGTCCAAGATCTTCTCGGTGTTCGTCGTTCTGCTCGGTTATGCCGTGCTGTCCCTGGTGACGGCGGCGATCGCCGCCATGTGGGTGGAAACCTCGGAACGACGCATGGAGCAGGACATCCTGCGCGATCTGCACAGCCAGCTGCGCAGCGTGCACGAAGAACTGGCCCAGCTCAAGGACGAGCTGCGTCAGCAGCGCCCAGAGCGCAGCGACCGAAACAGGCCCTAG
- the icmF gene encoding fused isobutyryl-CoA mutase/GTPase IcmF: MTDLSAENKALANYRPTNKVRFVTAASLFDGHDAAINIMRRILQGMGAEVIHLGHNRSVDEVVTAALQEDAQGIAISSYQGGHVEYFKYMVELLKQRGGEHIQVFGGGGGVIVPAEIRDLAAHGVRIFSPEDGQRMGLQGMIGEMVMKADQDFSVYAPKALSSLQGHSETAWRALAQLITALENDKADAGLVAELQAAAQNIQVPVLGITGTGGAGKSSLTDELIRRLRLDQNDRLRVAVISIDPSRRKSGGALLGDRIRMNAIGPWQQKAPNPPEGARDALGRPSGDSGQRVFMRSLATRDFGSEISPALPDAIAAAKVAGFDLIVVETSGIGQGDAAIVPHVDVPMYVMTPEFGAASQLEKIDMLDFAEFVAINKFDRKGALDAIRDVAKQVQRNKEAWTTAPDQMPVFGTMASRFNDDGVTALYQAMKPRLAELGLQLQDGRLPLVTTRHSTHQTPVVPAARVRYLAEIADTVRGYKKRARQQATLAREIQQLWGSSRMLLEANPEKNGARTALAELAEARKAQMEGGARQLLKQWPDMQKAYAGDEYVVKIRDKEIRTNLVHTSLSGTKIRKVVLPHYECHGELLKWLLLENVPGSFPYTAGVFAFKREGEDPTRMFAGEGDAFRTNRRFKLVSEGMPAKRLSTAFDSVTLYGADPAPRPDIYGKVGNSGVSIATLDDMKVLYDGFDLCSPTTSVSMTINGPAPTILAMFMNTAVDQNIAKFKADNGRDPTADEAAKIKDWVLANVRGTVQADILKEDQGQNTCIFSTEFSLKVMGDIAEYFVHHNVRNFYSVSISGYHIAEAGANPISQLALTLSNGFTFVEAYLARGMHIDDFAPNLSFFFSNGMDPEYTVLGRVARRIWAVAMRDKYGANERSQKLKYHIQTSGRSLHAQEIQFNDIRTTLQALIAIYDNCNSLHTNAFDEAITTPTEESVRRAMAIQLIINREWGLAKNENPSQGAFIIEELTELLEEAVLAEFEKIAERGGVLGAMETGYQRSKIQEESMHYEMLKHTGEYPIIGVNTFRNPQGDTVPESIELARSTEEEKQSQLSRLAAFHERHAAESPAMLQRLQQAVIDNKNVFEVLMDAVRVCSLGQITSALFEVGGQYRRSM, encoded by the coding sequence ATGACCGATTTGTCCGCCGAAAACAAAGCCCTGGCCAATTACCGCCCGACGAACAAGGTGCGCTTCGTGACGGCCGCCAGCCTCTTCGACGGCCACGATGCGGCCATCAACATCATGCGTCGCATCCTGCAAGGTATGGGCGCCGAGGTGATCCACCTGGGCCACAACCGCTCGGTCGATGAGGTGGTCACCGCTGCCCTGCAAGAAGACGCACAAGGCATCGCCATCAGCTCCTACCAGGGCGGCCATGTCGAGTACTTCAAATACATGGTCGAGCTGCTGAAGCAACGCGGCGGCGAACACATCCAGGTCTTCGGCGGCGGAGGCGGCGTGATCGTGCCGGCCGAGATCCGCGATCTGGCCGCCCACGGCGTGCGCATCTTCAGCCCCGAAGACGGCCAGCGCATGGGCCTTCAAGGCATGATCGGCGAGATGGTGATGAAAGCCGACCAGGACTTCAGCGTCTACGCGCCCAAGGCCCTGAGCAGCCTGCAAGGCCACAGCGAAACCGCCTGGCGCGCCTTGGCCCAGCTGATCACCGCGCTGGAGAACGACAAGGCCGATGCCGGCCTGGTGGCCGAGTTGCAGGCTGCTGCCCAGAACATCCAGGTGCCTGTACTCGGCATCACCGGAACTGGCGGCGCCGGCAAGAGCAGCCTGACCGACGAGCTGATCCGCCGCCTGCGCTTGGACCAGAACGACCGCCTGCGCGTGGCCGTCATCTCCATCGACCCCTCGCGCCGCAAGAGCGGTGGCGCCTTGCTGGGCGACCGCATTCGCATGAATGCGATTGGCCCCTGGCAACAGAAGGCCCCCAATCCCCCCGAGGGGGCGCGAGACGCCTTGGGGCGGCCCAGCGGCGACTCGGGTCAACGCGTCTTCATGCGCAGCCTCGCCACCCGCGACTTCGGCAGCGAAATCTCCCCTGCCCTGCCCGATGCGATTGCCGCCGCCAAAGTGGCCGGCTTCGACCTGATCGTGGTCGAGACCTCGGGCATCGGCCAGGGCGATGCGGCCATCGTGCCGCATGTGGACGTGCCCATGTATGTGATGACGCCCGAGTTCGGCGCCGCCAGCCAGCTCGAGAAGATCGACATGCTGGACTTCGCCGAGTTCGTGGCCATCAACAAGTTCGACCGCAAGGGCGCGCTCGATGCCATCCGCGATGTCGCCAAGCAGGTGCAGCGCAACAAGGAAGCCTGGACCACTGCTCCGGATCAAATGCCGGTGTTCGGCACCATGGCCAGCCGCTTCAACGACGACGGCGTCACCGCCCTCTACCAGGCCATGAAGCCCCGCCTGGCCGAGCTGGGCCTGCAGCTGCAAGATGGCCGCCTGCCCCTGGTCACCACCCGCCACAGCACCCACCAGACCCCGGTGGTGCCTGCTGCGCGTGTGCGTTATCTGGCCGAGATCGCCGACACCGTGCGCGGCTACAAAAAGCGCGCCCGCCAACAGGCCACGCTGGCCCGCGAGATCCAGCAGCTTTGGGGCAGCTCGCGCATGCTGCTGGAAGCCAACCCCGAGAAGAACGGCGCCCGCACCGCCCTGGCCGAGCTGGCCGAGGCCCGCAAGGCGCAGATGGAAGGCGGCGCCCGCCAGCTGCTCAAGCAATGGCCGGACATGCAAAAAGCCTACGCCGGCGACGAGTACGTGGTGAAGATCCGCGACAAGGAGATCCGCACCAACCTGGTCCACACCAGCCTCTCGGGCACCAAGATCCGCAAGGTCGTGCTGCCGCACTACGAGTGCCATGGGGAGCTGCTCAAGTGGCTGCTGCTGGAAAACGTGCCGGGCAGCTTCCCCTACACCGCCGGCGTGTTCGCCTTCAAGCGCGAGGGCGAGGACCCGACCCGCATGTTCGCGGGTGAAGGTGATGCCTTCCGCACCAACCGCCGCTTCAAGCTGGTGTCCGAGGGCATGCCGGCCAAGCGCCTGTCCACCGCGTTTGACTCGGTCACGCTCTACGGCGCCGACCCGGCGCCGCGGCCGGACATCTACGGCAAGGTCGGCAACTCCGGTGTGTCGATTGCCACGCTGGACGATATGAAGGTGCTGTACGACGGCTTCGACCTGTGCAGCCCGACGACCTCCGTCTCCATGACCATCAACGGCCCGGCGCCGACGATTCTGGCCATGTTCATGAACACGGCCGTCGATCAGAACATCGCCAAGTTCAAGGCCGACAACGGCCGCGACCCGACCGCCGACGAGGCCGCCAAGATCAAGGACTGGGTGCTGGCCAATGTGCGCGGCACGGTGCAGGCCGACATCCTGAAGGAAGACCAGGGCCAGAACACCTGCATCTTCTCGACCGAGTTCTCGCTCAAGGTGATGGGCGACATCGCCGAGTATTTCGTGCACCACAATGTGCGCAATTTCTACTCCGTCTCGATCAGCGGTTATCACATCGCCGAGGCTGGCGCCAACCCGATCAGCCAGCTCGCGCTGACGCTCTCCAACGGCTTCACCTTTGTGGAAGCGTACCTGGCGCGCGGCATGCACATCGATGACTTCGCGCCCAACCTCAGCTTCTTCTTCTCTAACGGCATGGACCCCGAGTACACCGTGCTCGGCCGCGTCGCCCGCCGCATCTGGGCGGTGGCCATGCGCGACAAATACGGCGCCAACGAACGCAGCCAGAAGCTGAAGTACCACATCCAGACTTCCGGCCGATCCCTGCACGCGCAGGAGATCCAGTTCAACGACATCCGCACCACGCTGCAGGCCCTGATCGCCATCTACGACAACTGCAACAGCCTGCACACCAACGCATTCGACGAGGCCATCACCACGCCGACCGAAGAGTCCGTGCGCCGCGCCATGGCCATCCAGCTGATCATCAACCGCGAGTGGGGCCTGGCCAAGAACGAGAACCCCAGCCAAGGCGCCTTCATCATCGAAGAACTGACCGAGCTGCTGGAAGAAGCGGTGCTCGCTGAGTTCGAAAAGATCGCCGAACGCGGTGGCGTGCTGGGCGCGATGGAGACCGGCTACCAGCGCAGCAAGATCCAGGAAGAGAGCATGCACTACGAGATGCTCAAGCACACCGGCGAGTACCCCATCATCGGCGTCAACACCTTCCGCAATCCGCAGGGCGACACCGTGCCCGAAAGCATCGAGCTGGCCCGCTCGACCGAGGAAGAAAAGCAAAGCCAGCTCTCGCGTCTGGCCGCCTTCCACGAGCGCCACGCTGCTGAGAGCCCGGCCATGTTGCAACGCCTGCAGCAGGCTGTGATCGACAACAAGAACGTCTTCGAAGTGCTGATGGACGCGGTGCGCGTCTGCTCCCTGGGCCAGATCACCTCGGCGCTGTTCGAGGTGGGCGGGCAGTACCGGCGCAGCATGTAA
- a CDS encoding SMP-30/gluconolactonase/LRE family protein, with the protein MNSPARYEILDPRFEDCIRLSAQLEQLHTGNRWCEGPAWFPAHRSLVWSDIPNERMLRLDEASNAVSVFRQPSGYSNGNTVDREGRLISCEHGGRRVLRTEHDGSLTVLAERYQGRRLNSPNDVVVKSDGTVWFTDPNYGISSNYEGVKAEQELPGCYVYRLDPRSGALTVVADDFVSPNGLAFSPDERHLYIADTGLDCGTMRRFSVGEGGVLSGGEVFIRCQTGFYDGFRFDEEGRLWTSAGSAIHCHLPDGTLIGRILMPERVANLVFGGPKRNRLFICASSSLYALLLAVSGAKTF; encoded by the coding sequence ATGAACAGCCCCGCCCGCTACGAAATCCTGGATCCCCGTTTTGAAGACTGCATTCGCCTGAGTGCGCAACTGGAGCAGCTCCACACGGGCAACCGTTGGTGCGAAGGCCCGGCCTGGTTTCCTGCCCATCGCTCGCTCGTCTGGAGTGATATTCCCAACGAACGCATGCTGCGCCTGGACGAGGCCTCGAACGCGGTCAGTGTGTTTCGCCAGCCCTCGGGCTACAGCAATGGCAATACGGTGGACCGGGAAGGGCGCCTCATCAGCTGTGAGCATGGCGGGCGTCGCGTGCTGCGCACCGAGCACGACGGCAGCTTGACCGTGCTGGCCGAGCGCTACCAAGGCCGCCGGCTCAACAGCCCCAACGATGTGGTGGTCAAGTCCGACGGCACGGTCTGGTTCACCGACCCCAACTACGGCATCAGCTCGAACTATGAGGGGGTCAAGGCCGAGCAGGAACTGCCGGGCTGCTATGTCTACCGGCTGGACCCCCGCAGTGGCGCGCTCACGGTGGTGGCCGATGATTTCGTCAGCCCCAACGGCCTGGCCTTCTCGCCCGATGAGCGCCATCTCTACATCGCTGACACCGGGCTCGACTGCGGCACCATGCGGCGCTTCTCCGTGGGGGAGGGCGGGGTGCTGTCCGGCGGCGAGGTGTTCATCCGCTGCCAAACCGGCTTTTATGACGGCTTCCGTTTTGATGAAGAGGGCCGGCTCTGGACCAGTGCCGGCAGCGCCATTCACTGCCACCTGCCTGACGGAACGCTGATCGGGCGCATCCTCATGCCCGAGCGTGTGGCCAATCTGGTGTTCGGGGGCCCCAAGCGCAACCGACTCTTCATCTGCGCCAGCAGCTCGCTCTATGCGCTTTTGCTCGCGGTCAGTGGCGCCAAAACCTTTTGA
- a CDS encoding TerB family tellurite resistance protein — protein MTADPTASTDPAEPAAHDLTRFSGVTRVVAEPLRFKAKLAIGEDAYTSLRMVNRAREVWDVLGAAGAGAAIAKSSLVASTFFAPSGLMGAMGIGAAATPVGWVAFAALASGGACYGIYRWLGHSKGSRVIEIPKFLNTPLDTLGLAVFDLIAPLSLRLAMVDGAIDAAERAFLRQHLVDEWGLDPRFVDAATGAVESELAGADLEALAQDLFELLHTNPDCNQKVMVEELIAFLAQMLEAAGPLSNQESLALARVSQTLRAAPASERSGAWLSAKAKAGEAAEQVKRATADAAGWTAERLPTAEQLREVAEQSTQRLKVGANKAGQTAEQLGLAAAEAAAQAAAWASERLPSQEQVLNQAQQTGEQLKLGLARLKAKLKP, from the coding sequence GTGACCGCCGATCCGACCGCTTCAACCGATCCAGCCGAACCCGCCGCCCATGACCTGACACGCTTCTCCGGCGTGACGCGGGTGGTGGCCGAGCCGCTACGCTTCAAGGCCAAGCTGGCCATTGGCGAAGACGCCTACACCTCGCTGCGCATGGTCAACCGAGCGCGCGAGGTCTGGGATGTGCTGGGCGCGGCGGGCGCGGGCGCGGCGATTGCGAAATCCAGCCTGGTGGCTTCGACCTTTTTTGCGCCCAGCGGTTTGATGGGTGCGATGGGCATTGGCGCCGCCGCCACCCCGGTCGGCTGGGTCGCGTTTGCCGCCCTGGCCTCGGGCGGCGCCTGCTACGGCATCTACCGCTGGCTGGGCCACAGCAAGGGCAGCCGCGTGATCGAGATCCCCAAGTTTCTCAACACGCCGCTGGACACCCTGGGCCTGGCCGTGTTCGACCTGATCGCGCCGCTGAGCCTGCGCCTGGCCATGGTGGACGGTGCGATCGACGCCGCCGAGCGCGCATTCCTGCGTCAGCACCTGGTCGATGAATGGGGGCTGGACCCACGCTTTGTCGACGCGGCCACCGGCGCCGTGGAATCCGAGCTCGCGGGGGCGGATCTGGAGGCGCTGGCCCAGGATCTCTTCGAGCTGCTGCACACCAACCCCGACTGCAATCAAAAGGTGATGGTCGAGGAGCTGATTGCCTTTCTGGCGCAGATGCTGGAAGCCGCCGGCCCGCTCTCGAACCAAGAAAGCCTGGCTCTGGCCCGGGTCTCGCAGACCCTGCGTGCCGCGCCCGCCAGCGAGCGGTCCGGGGCCTGGCTCAGCGCCAAGGCCAAGGCCGGCGAAGCGGCCGAGCAGGTCAAGCGCGCCACCGCGGACGCTGCCGGCTGGACCGCCGAACGACTGCCCACCGCCGAGCAACTGCGTGAGGTGGCCGAGCAATCCACCCAGCGACTGAAGGTCGGCGCCAACAAGGCCGGTCAGACGGCCGAGCAGCTGGGCCTGGCGGCCGCTGAGGCCGCGGCTCAGGCCGCAGCCTGGGCCAGCGAGCGCCTGCCCAGCCAAGAGCAAGTGCTGAACCAGGCCCAGCAAACGGGTGAGCAGCTGAAACTCGGCCTGGCCCGCCTCAAGGCGAAACTGAAACCCTGA
- the hslV gene encoding ATP-dependent protease subunit HslV, with protein sequence MDSSSHSNNAPPSFHGTTIVSVRRALPDGRMQVAIGGDGQVTLGHIVVKASARKVRKLHRDQVLAGFAGATADAFTLFERFEAKLEKHQGHLVRAAVELTRDWRTDRVLRRLEAMLAVADRTASLIITGNGDVLEPELGIVAIGSGGAYAQAAARALLQHSTLSAPEIVKQSLEIAGEICIYTNGNHTIEVLE encoded by the coding sequence ATGGACTCATCCTCACATTCCAACAACGCCCCGCCGTCTTTCCACGGCACCACCATCGTCAGCGTGCGCCGTGCCCTGCCCGATGGCCGCATGCAGGTCGCCATCGGCGGTGACGGCCAGGTGACCCTGGGCCACATCGTCGTCAAGGCCAGCGCGCGCAAGGTGCGCAAGCTGCACCGTGATCAGGTGCTGGCCGGTTTCGCCGGCGCCACGGCCGATGCCTTCACCCTGTTCGAACGCTTCGAGGCCAAGCTCGAAAAACACCAGGGCCATCTGGTGCGCGCCGCCGTCGAGCTGACACGCGACTGGCGCACCGACCGCGTGCTGCGCCGCCTGGAGGCTATGCTGGCCGTGGCCGACCGCACAGCATCGCTGATCATCACCGGCAATGGCGATGTGCTGGAGCCCGAGCTGGGCATCGTCGCCATCGGCTCGGGCGGCGCCTACGCTCAGGCTGCCGCACGCGCCCTGCTGCAGCACAGCACGCTCAGCGCCCCCGAGATCGTCAAGCAATCGCTGGAAATCGCCGGCGAGATCTGCATCTACACCAACGGCAACCACACCATCGAGGTGCTCGAATGA